The Acipenser ruthenus chromosome 28, fAciRut3.2 maternal haplotype, whole genome shotgun sequence sequence TCCccaaatatgtttttattctgCGCCGCGGCGTCCGGCTTCCTCTGGTCTGGATTCAGAATCAGAGAATGTTCTTCCAAACCGGAGATCACGCAAGACGGGTCCTTTTCTCTGTAAAAACCAGCTGCACCGTAGTCGCAAGCGGCGGAGGGGGCTGTCCGGCTGTAGGCACCGCTAGCCTGCTGGTAGTAAGGGGAAGGGTACGTCTTGTCTTGAACGCTGCTGGCAGCTCCATAGGCAGCGCCGGGGTAGTGTCTTAAAGGATCCGTGTATCCAGATGAATATAACGGTATCTGGCCCAGAAATGAGTCCTGTGCTCCGGGAAGAGTCACCGGAAAAGTGGAGTTTACGAAATAGGAATTCATCTGGAGCCTATACGACGGGTTTCGTTTGGCCGCTTTAtgatttgttgtgttttatagTCCAAGTGGTTTAGCTATTAGTACTTTATCGGAGATTGAGTTTTTAGCTGAAGGGGGGGTGGCGAGGTGCCAGCACGGGACAGAAGGAAACTCGACCATCTGATCAGGAGCTGACCAATAGAGAGAGCGCTTGAGAGCAAAATAGCACCCACGAGGGGCTTCTTTACCGCATGCATCAGGGAGCCCTGTATGAGTAACCAGCCACCCTGTTTTTTCCCCTGTATACCAACACGCAATACTAATCAAAGAAGGATAATTTTTCAGTGATGAATTAAACATGTTGTtaatttaatgtgtgtgtgtgtgtatatatatatatatatatatatatatacacacacactacgtAATCCTTTTTCCCTTTCTTAAACAAAACacctatttaaaataataacaataataatgaacaaTAAGAATTCCaatattattttttgtctttatttAGTTCATTttctttagtatttttttttctgacatgCACTAGCATTGACgcggttttttttatttgattttctcCATTGTTTATTAAGAACAGCGTTGAGGTTTGTGTTGCTATTTTGTTTAAAGTACTGCAACGAGTTACTTTTTATTCGGGTGGGAGGTAAATAGCTCTTGGCTCTCCTTACTttcagcttttttgtttgtttgttttaatctcAATCAAGGCACCGAATACTGGGTTACTGTAGCGCTGTAGAGAAATCCTAGATGCCACGAGTCCGTGTACCGCTCACACTTTACTTAAGCATACGGTTTGTGCCACCTGCCTTCGTCTTTTACCCTTCAAAGACTCGAAACCCTACTCCCTTATTAGTACAGTATAACGTTTCGCTCCGTTTTAACACAGTCGTGCATCTGTATACTTTAAACCATGGTTATGAGATACACATATCCTGTGTTGGATTCTGTTTCAAAATTATAGCATGCAACAGTCACAGATCAGGCTGTATTTTAACTTCAGTGAATTGCACTTAATTTCTACCACATGAAAACTTCTTTCCGTGTCGCTACATCAACATATATTTGTATTGTCAAGCTTTGTTTTTACCAAGTGAGCTGtgatgaatgtattattattattattattattattattattattattattattattattattattattattatcattaacgcATGCTTACATGTATCTCCATACTTATCGTTCAGATTCTAAAAGCACACCCCTAGCTATGTGGTAAGATTATCTCGGTCTAACATATTTATGACCTGAAGGCGATGTAACACAAAACAGCTCAGCCGACTATTAGCGTATCTTCAGAATCtagattttcttttcagaattAAGTCTCCCATAGTCATGATTTATGACAGTTACACTCCTAAGGCTAACTTGTAGCTCttcgtttgttttaaaataaacaagaagGCCATTATTTAGCCAAATAACATGCAAAGGAAACGGGTTTTCCGTTCTGAcagtgttctatatatatatatatatatatatatatatatatatatatatatatatatatatatatatacacacacacacacacacacacacacatattttctCTTCTGTTCTCTTGCAGTCCTTTCCATTGTGTAGCCGAGCTGGACTCTGAACAACATAAACACGCGTTTGAAAActcaaacaaaactttttttttctgtaaaaaaaaaaaagaaaacccaaacAAAACACAGACGGCAGAAGATATTTGAAGATGGAatgaaaaaccacacacacacacacacacacacacacacacacacacacacacacacagagagagaaccTGGAAACATAAAGCAGAATATTACATAAAAAGAATGGGCAGGAAACCAAGAGCCGCACACCTACGTTTTGGACTTTCCTCCCATTGGCTATAGCATTTTGAAAAGAGTGAGTGTGTGGGGAGAGTGAGTTATATTATGAAGACCGAATGCATGAAAAGAGCTCCTAACTgtatgtgagtaaaatgttttgttatttgtgtatATGGTATATAGGCCTATATAGTAGTCTGCTGTGTAACACACTTAAAATGAAATGTATACACGTATATGTTAATGTATAGAAAGGGTTGTTGTTATTTATcttattataaatacatactgtattattgTCGTATATATTTTGAGCCATTTTCCTCATGTCTGTGGTAAGTTTTTGAGTCGCTATTAAACTTTGAAAACTCCTCTTACAAAGTTTACCATCTGCAGCTCTGTGGTCTATTAAACTCTTttaaactaaaagaaacatatgTGTCTGGTATTTTAAGagactctctctcactcactcactcactctctcactctctctctctctctctttttctcttccCTTCTCAGCAAAAATATATGGTATGCTGTACAGACTTTAGGCTAaagattgaaagggaacatttcaAATCGTAAACAGACCGTGGCGACAGAACTGGAAACATGTTCGTCTGACTGGATCGTATATGTAAAGGGTACTGCTTTTATAACTACCTCCTCTGGTTTCTAAGAAATTGTATTTACAAAGAcgagacaaaaaaaaaccataaatcgCCATGAAGGCTAATATGATGTTTTAAAAGGTAGGTCTTTTTAATTACAAACTTTGTCAGGTTAAAACGGTGTAGTAGGCGCTGATATACATTCCATaaatgaaattttaaaaaaaaacaaaagaaaatggagcTTGCACAATATAGCAAATATACATATAATAATTTCTAAACAACCGCAGTTCTAAATAATGTTGTTAAAAGTTATGGCATAAGGGGGAAGTATAGACTTATTATGtaatcataattatttgtatcaaagtctggtccacattgaaatatatatatataaagatttaaaaaaaaaacattatgttcAATTTGTGGTTATGTTTCATTACTGTAGCTCATTtcagaatatatttcaatttacgCGGTCTAACTAACAGAAACAAACACCAAATTGCTACCCGAAACTGTAGTCTTTCAATCAAATCAAAGTACACGATTCCTacaaaccaaataaataattcattttagATCACCTTTAAataatttgaacaaaaaaaaaacgacatcgTATTTAACAAGTAAATGATACAAGTAGATGATTTGTGTGATTTATACTACCAATTTTACAAACGGCAAACAAAAACTCTGAACATATTCAATAAATCTGATATGGCCGTTCATATATTCTAAAACACCAACAAAAACATGGATTTAAATCTaattacaaaaatagaaaaatatattacaaaaacactAACAATAAGAAGGTCTATAATTCCAAACGCGCTCTGCAGAATAGCGGATAATCATagcatactaatatatatatatatatatatatatatatatatatatatatatatatatatatatatatatatatatatatatatatatagtttttgtttttgatttgccATTCCCAGCTTTCTGAACTCACACGAACTCatgccccccctccctccctccctccttccttctctccctctctccctccctccctattTGGTATTGACACTTGCTAATATTTCGTTACCATGCGCTTCTGTGCATGTCaactgttaaatattttatagcCTCGGTCTGCAGTCTACAGGGCTTCCGTTTGCTGCCGAGTAATCGTCCATTTTCGGGGACGTCTAGAAGGAAATCAAACAGCCTCGGTAGAGTTCCACGCTTCGGTGATTAACCaatgattaacaaaaaaaaaaaagctgactgtaattatattttaataagttTAGTACTGAAACAGCCACCCACACACATCTCCTTTTCACAGTGCAAAAACAACACGTATatagtaaaagaaataattaaaattgCTAATCCCTAGTTAATAAGCAGCTATTGATAGTTGGGTGTTATTGGTGTTAAACAGAGCCGCAGTCCACAACACGATATGTACACACTCTGGAGgggaatacaaaatacaaatcataaaaacacacacacgcacatactgaAAATGCATATTCAATTTGCATGTATGTaatgacctctctctctctctctctctctctctctctctctctctctctctctctctctctctctctctctctctctctctctctctaacattTCTCTCTCACAGTATTCCCCTTTAAAGTCATTTTATAACCCCCTCATATAACAATCAGAAACCCAGACAACTCCACCAAACGGCAAGTCGACAACAAACCCGTCTCTACTGTCTCAGCGCTAGGCCTCTTTATGGCCCTAGCCTTTCAGTGACttcaaaaagattaaaaaaaacagactttggaATACCTAAAGAAGGTCTCAAGATCAAAGAATAAACACCAACtgcttacattaaaaaaaaatgaataaacagccTCTGGTTTTTGCAACGGTTTAATATCAGTCAGAGGCAATCTTAGTGTGTCTCGTATatgctgttttgtttagtttgattACTTTTTATTATCTGAGCTTTCAAATGtgtcaaagcaaaacaaaactacataATATATTATcgagcatatgtgtgtgtgtgtgtgtgtgtgtgtgtgtgtgtgtgtgtgtgtgtgtgtgtgtgtgtgtgtgtgtttaaaggggTTATGACCTCAGTTCCTCTCGTGCCCTCACTGAAAGCAAATGGACGCTAGATGGCACCAAAGAGTAAGGAAAGAAAGTTGCACCAAAAAAACCAAGCAATACTGAATCTGCGTCACTGACACTGCCTgtaaacagaaacactgaaaaCACACATCTAACGAGGAGATTGACAAGGTGTCTCATTATGTGGGAAAGGTACAATTATCTAAACATGTTACATTGCCGTAGGGGAAAAACAAAAAGGCTATATTTCAGTTTAACCTGTTGAGTCGTACACTGGCTATACTACCGgaagaaaaaaagcaaagaaaacacagaaatattTTAAGTCGTGCTTCTTATTATTACTAAAACTGAAAGCTTAATTAAATCACACGTATCAGTCCATTGCTTATCATTCGCttctttgtttttcaaaattgCAACATGCATTTATCAAGGAGAGCAAATGCGTACTCAACAACTCAAATAATACGCTACAAGCATACTAGCATTTACACAAATACCTTGTAAAAACATGTGTTTACATACAgtgtattaaattattttaaggacTGCTGTACGCTCGGCATGCATTCAAATGAAttagatatttatttaaatgcatcacaTATCCATATCATCCCCGTGAGCAggttgcatattttattttattttttgtaatgtcaCTCTGGATAAAAAATAGGGATACGAATGAGCCGAGATGCGGCCATCTGTGTTTTAAACGCAACCTCAAGATGTTTAAAAAAGCGAAATACCTTTCTTCAAAGAAAAAGCGGACGTGTGTGAAGAATTAAGCTGGCAGGACTTTGAATCTGATCTTTAAGGCGATGCATCACATTCTAAGAGTAATTCGGTTCGACAGAGGAAGAGTCATTTAAACTCAAGTTTATATAAACATGtcacttaaaaaaacaacctgcaattatgtgttttttctaaagattattattattattattattattattattattattattattattattattattattattattattatttaataccaGGGCACTTTCTTTTTCACCCTTCTCGTTTTTGTTGTGCGTAAAACGCCTTTTAATGGGTATCGGAATGTCGCATAgcggtgcccccccccccatgtaaaaCCACGTAAAAAAAACGACCCAGGAGAGCGGAACAAAATCCAGTTGGCATCAATACAACCACACAAGCAGCGATATCGCTACCGCATTACCCAATAGCGTTGCACACCTACAGTCCGTAAACAAAGTCGGCACTCCGGATAACTTTTTAATAAACATCATTAAAGACGCGCCTAACTGATTTCAAACAGCCATAGCACCTCAAGCAGCATAGAGCTGTGTGCACGTATTGGGATATGAAATCCACATCATTTAAAATGAGTATAAATAGAGTATTCTTCATCATTGATTTAagataagctaaaaaaaaaaaaaaaaaaaaaaaacttagccaTAAAGCACATACAAAGAAATGATCAgatgatgaaataaataaataacatttacctTTGCTGTTCCTTGCTCAGTCATGTGGAGTTCTCGATAATcgctcagtgtgtgtctcacagAGTGTTCCACTCAGGTAGCCATTATCGGGCGGCATCGGTCACTCCTGTCTCGCCGCCGCGGATATGCTCTCGTCTCATGTCATGTACATTTACAGAAACGAGCGAGAGTCCTGTCTGAGAAATGATACCAGCTCTACACAGGGCACGGATTACAAATACACCCTCCAAGGCAGCCACCACTCTCCAATCAGCTCCAAAATCAACACACATTAGCATACGCGAGTAAAGCATGAGGCTGgctatacgtatatatatatatatatatatatatatatatatatatatatatatatatatatatatatatatatgctgttttAATTAATCATAATGAAACtaagttttttttcttaaattaaaaaaagaaattgaaaagaATGCCAGagcctttcctttttttttttttttttttgagaggacAGTGTTCCTACACACGGTTCTGTAGCCAAAAGAATGCTGCAGTAGAACCACATGGGAAATCATAAAAAGTTCATGTACACGGTTACTCGTCCACATGACGCGCCCTGACCAATCCCGGGACCGATCCACTCATAAAGTTCTCTCACAAAGTTGTAAATTttcataaaacaacaagaaattTATTGCATTTCTTCATGGCCCGCTTTAGCAGCAGTCTTCTCTCAGTCGCCATCTTTCTTTCTTCAgaatacatgcatatatatatatatatatatatatatatatatatatatatatatatatatatatatatatatatatatatgattgattAGAAATTAGCGATATTAGAATATTATCTAAACCCTACATTGTATTGTCTGAGTATGCACGTTTGCACCCTATACagaatagtaatagtaataatacaaaatacaggaaATTACTTGAATCtgcaagaaatatatatatttatatatatatatatatacacacacaaacacacacacagacacacacacacacacacacacacacacaggaaaagaACAGTTTAACATATATTTCAATTATGTACATATTCTGTATATGCTGGGTATATATTTTTCCCTTTTCAGATATTTTTAAATCACCATTCTTATTTCTAGACAGAAGTGCACACGTACACACGTCACTGGTACAAATACACGTATATAtgagtttaataaatatattcagTCCCTAAAATATggaaaattcattaaaaaaaactcgGACATTAGTTTCTGGATATTATACACACTatacgtttttattattattattatttatttcatacttATTTGTTACAAAAACTCAGAAACTGGGAAGGAGTGCCGGCGATATAAATACGAACCGTGCCAGAACTTTGGCAGTACAAAGAGACCCTGTCGCGTTTCTAAGTCCAGagacttttgttttttgttttttaggattAACCctttatgtatataaaaatattatatagAAGTGTGACAAGCAGTACAGTTATCTTAGCATGTATCATTTCTGTCATGTATATATCAAAGAATGCACATTATATGAAACATAACCATATGTGTTCAACTGTAGTAAAATATATgccaaatgaatatataaaagcGTGGTGTTTAATTAATACTGTGAAATAAATATAAAGCTTATTAtgtaataaatctttttttttttttttttttttttttaccagaacaACTTTGTGTGTCCGtgcgtattttcttttttttttttcttcctattctTGAATATCGTGTCAAATACCAGCTTTTATTACTTGTATATGATTGTGGGTATAACAATTCTCCGCCGTTTGTgttgtaaatataatttattttaagaaaataaaagtatatatatatatatatatatatatatatatatatatatatatatatatatatatatatatatatatatatagcctatataCAGGCCTATCTTCGGAGTGTGCATAACACACATctcgtttaaaatgtattttcttttactcGATTCTTGTGGATGTTATTTTTTCGTGTTTTTATTAGTAGATTTTATTGGGAATACAAGCCAAGAATTAGAGGGAAATAAACGGTTTCTTGTGAAGTTAAGTAATTACTCTGACAAGGGCGTGTGCTGGTCGCTTTGCTTTAGAACGTTTGTTTTTCTCGAATCACTGTTATCCCttctgctcttttttttttagaagacgTTTCCGGGTTTTATTGACGCTGTAAAAGAAAGgacaacaaacaataaaacaattcacTAAGTTAGCCGACGCGACCCCAGCTCTGTCTCAGAATAAGGGCTGCATAGACAGACAGAGGACTTGCAAGCGAACGGACACTAAATGCTGAATTCGGAAATGAAGGTATGAAGcggaatcattttatttttatactgttactttaaatcaaacaaaattgCGATATTCTGCAATGTCTAGTTCCGATGTCTCTGTATATTTTCCCCATCTTCAATTGAAGGTGTAAGTGTGATACGAGGAAGGAGGGATAGTTTCCTGTAAAGCGGGATATGCAATATTCAAAATGGGTTTTATATAAATGCTACGAGTTTACACTGCATAGTTCATATAGACTATGAGGAATGTGAAATTAACAACTACAAAGATACGAGCATTCAGATTTTTAATAACCatgatttttgttatttttaattgtgtgttacagtctaatatatatatatattattattattatttatttcttagcagacgcccttatccagggcgacttacaatcgaaagcaaatacatttcaagtatcacagtataagtaataatacaataatacatatatatatatatatatatatatatatatatatatatatatatatatatatatatatatacatatatatatgcagGCGTTTTTTTAGTACCGTCCGTATTGTCTACAATAGATGAATTAacattgacaaaaaaataaaacacacaaaaacgtctgtgctttttaaatatttttattattattattattattggcagaAAATGCTATCATTGTGCAACTCGAAAACACAAGTCGATTTTTTCCCACAATTATTTAATccttcacaacacacacacacacaaaaaaagatatataaaatgaTTCCTACATCTTGTGGTCCACTGTACACTATAACACGTACACGAATAGGGACAGACTAATGTAAAAGGGAACATATTATCTGAATAGCACACACGAGaaagcaaaatacacacacaataacaataacatataGGAAAAGAACAGTTTAACATATATTTCAATTATTTACATATTCTGTATATGCTGGGTATATATTTTTCCCTTTTCAGACATTTTTAAATCACCATTCTTATTTCTAGACAGAAGTGCACACGTACACACGTCACTGGTACAAATACACATGGTAGAATAATGAAtgcggtattattattattattattattattattattattattattattattattattattattattattattaattccctTTCTTTGTTTGAAAAAAAGGAAAGGCACGACCAATAATAACTTTCACATCAGAATAGAAAccagagggagaaaaaaaaatggtgggattattaattgtatttgttttacgtttatacttttaaataattaaactagTAGGTAGACTTCATCATTTTTCTAAATGTATAAAACAGACAAGGATAGTATAGAATAGGTAGTatagtgtgtctcagtgttataCAAAGTGGGGAGAATGCGGTtccctcattatatatatatatatatatatatatatatatatatatatatatatatatatatatatatatatataatttgtcttgtgtttctttttctgttggtgtgtttttgtgtttcagacCAGGGACGCTGCTTGCTTTCActcctcttccccctcctcctcctcctcctcctcctctacccCAGGCTTGTCTTCGGTTGACGGGCTCTGTCCCGTGGCCTTGTTCTCCTTCTTCCATTTCATACGGCGGTTCTGGAACCAGATCTTGATCTGCCGCTCGGTCAGACACAGTGAGTGGGCGATCTCGATGCGCCGCCGCCTCGTCAGGTAGCGGTTGAAGTGAAACTCCTTCTCCAGCTCCAGGGTCTGGTACCGGGTGTAAGTCTGTCGACCCCTCTTCCTGTCTGTGCCTGTGCGGGAGGGAGGaacggagggagggaggaagggagagggGGGTGCGACAGTTACACTGATTAAATAGAAAGTGGACACATTGGTAGTTTTTTATATACAAACCTATTATAAAGTAAGAATAATACATGTATAGCAATTCATGTgtctatatttatataaataggCAACGTTTCCCATAAATGCTGTTCTTTAAAATGCCGGTTTGTTTTCTCAAAGTCTTCTAAGCTTCTGGTGCCCCATAGAGTTCACATAAACAGTTCATATcattctaaaaatgaaatgtaaaaaattgTAACCAAAGGGTTAATAGATATTGTTTGCAGTAGACTCCCGTTCGGTCACACAGAACACTAGTGCCGAATTGTACCCGCAGTCACCGTCGAGGACATAACATTGAGGTGGATCtgcttaatataaaatatataacatatagcatagcatatactgtgtgtgtgtgtgtgtgtgtgtgtgtgtgtgtgtgtgtgtgtgtgtgtgtgtgtgtgtgtgtttctactcATATTTAATCGAATTTGCATGCACACTGATTTGTTTTTCTGCTCGATGTTGTACACACTGCTTTCCTGGCCGGTGTTTGATGTAGCAGGTACACACCTCACTGCTAATCTCTGTATCGCTCTGTATTTGCACTAACCTCTGCGTGCATTAtgtaaaacaaatcaataaagagAGTCACATGAActttaataa is a genomic window containing:
- the LOC117434845 gene encoding homeobox protein Hox-B6a, which gives rise to MNSYFVNSTFPVTLPGAQDSFLGQIPLYSSGYTDPLRHYPGAAYGAASSVQDKTYPSPYYQQASGAYSRTAPSAACDYGAAGFYREKDPSCVISGLEEHSLILNPDQRKPDAAAQNKNIFGESEDQKVATPVYPWMQRMNSCNGPGFGGSGRRGRQTYTRYQTLELEKEFHFNRYLTRRRRIEIAHALCLTERQIKIWFQNRRMKWKKENRLINSSQTSGEEEEEKRTES